The Salvia miltiorrhiza cultivar Shanhuang (shh) chromosome 2, IMPLAD_Smil_shh, whole genome shotgun sequence DNA window aagtaaataaagaaaaaaaagttatataaaGAAAATGTTCAAATTTTACTAAAtaactccaaaaaaaaaaaaaaactactcaaTCTTCACTGAATGAATGGAATATTTTGTTCGAGGAACCAATTTATCAACTTTTGATTCCAAACGTCTCTCAATAATTTCCCTcttaaattaagcataaatgaTTGGAATTCGCTATGTACATAATCAAATTTGACGGCggttattaatttaatttctcaAGAATTAAATTGTAGTATAAATGTATAATAATCTTTTcatctttaaaaaataatttaagaaatAGTGATACTTCCTTCATTTACGAAATGAATATTCATTTGTGAAcgacattaattttaaaaaatatattgaatataGTGTAAATTGAATAAGGGCCCCACCTTTTTGAATGTatattatgtattaattaaagagtttTGTGGGAtacacttgccaaaaaaaatacttattttatggacggacgaaaaaggaaatatggataCCCATTTCGtcgacggaggaagtattaattttaacaaaaataattgaGTGCTGTGAGTGAAAAAATGATTTCATTGTAGAGCTATAGTaaataatattctattaattatatgtgagtagagaaatgAGCCCACCATGTATAAAATAAGTAAATAGATTGATATATTAATAGTAATATAATGTGAATAGTGTCTATAAATAGAAAGGAACTATTCGTTACATATATAAGAATTGGATAAAGTGAAAATGCATCTTATTATCCTAAGAAATGAGATGACTTATTGACCATGAGATCATTATATCTACAGCTTAAATCTAATATCtatgaaaaaatatatgtaacaAACAAAGTTAATAAAAATCTACAAACAATCAATTATAACGCGTGAATAATCGTATCAAATTGATATAGTAAAAATCTACAAACAATCAATTATTACGTgtgtatgtgtgtatatatggaAGATATCATATAATACTCATTCCCTTATATAGTACTCTCTTCAtcccacaagagtgtgcattACTTTTGGTGtcacaggttttaataaaatgttagatgAGTATATTGAGAGATAAAAAAGTGATTGTCATATATGGATCTGATTGATTGTTGGATTATAAAGGTACTTTAATTACACTTTACACCTACTttcctttcaatttttttacgCTAGTAATTAAAGTACGTTgcataatatatactccctccgtccacaattcagtgtcccatttgggtgtgggcacggaACTTAAGAAAAGCttaaaaaggtgatgtggataAAGTATAAGGGTAGTGATTAAGAGATTAGATGACTTTTACTAATTTTGTGTTAAAAGAgtgtttttaatttatgaatttatttttagcaccatttggatttatttttttaatttaaatttttcagtttattaaatttcatttttcagattattaaatttaatttttttcagtttaaaattttcagtttcttaaatttcatttttcagattattaaatttaatttttttcagtttaaaattttcagtttattaaatttcatttttcagtTTGTTTCCTTATTTCAATTAATGGAAAAGGCATAAATAACTTCACAATAAAAGGGTAGCAAACAAAGAATGGAGGCAAAATGAATTTCATTGACAAAGACTGACAATACAGTGGTGGTGCCAAAAAAGAGAACCGAAAATGGTCCCTCCAAAAGTTTGGAGGGAAAAAATGAACAGTGCACTAAGTACAAAAGCCTATAAATGCAGCCACAACAAAGTATGAGCATTCAATTCTTGCAAAACAAAAAACcctcagactataaagtcatcaCAGGGTCAGACCACAAAAACTGGTCATACATAGAGCTAGAATcgaggatgatgaaagaaacaAGTTAGCACAGTGGCTTCTTGAGCATAGCCTTGGAGGGAAGCTCGAATTTGGTGCCAAAAAAGAGGCAGCAACCCTCTTCAAAGTCGATTTGAAGACAATTTGGAGGATTTGGAGCCAAGTGTCAAAGCAAAGAGCTTGTGGTGTACCTGTACAAGTAAAATCCATTAGAAAAGGTAGTTCATACAAAAACAAGATGCAAGTAGATGTTGAAAAAATCAAGAATCTTTCTGTGCTTCAAAGGTCATCAATGAGAGTCATGTCTACAAACCTAGGTGTGTCAAAATCTTTGATTCACAAGTGGGTGAAGGAGAAAAAGCTTAAACCACACACAAATGCAATAAAACCCTTTCTTACCCCACAGAATAGGCTGTCAAGACTGAAGTGGAGCCTAAATCAGCTTAGTTCAATAAGTGAAGATGGTTTTATAAAGTTTCAAACAATGTACAACACCATTCACATCGATGAGAAGTGGTTTTACCGTACCAAAACCAATGATAGGTATTACCTGCTGCCGGATGAAGGGGAACCATATCGTACATGCAAATCAAAGAGGTACATTGAAAAGATTATGTTTATGTGTGCCGTTGCCCGACCAATATTTGGCCTAGATGGCAGATGCATATTTGATGGAAAGTTTGGGATATTTCCTTTCACAACCATGGAGGCAGCACAACGGAATTCAAAAAACAGAATGAAAGGTACCATGGAAGTGAAGCCAATCACAGCAGTTACTAAGGAAGtgatgaaatgttttaaaagagGTCAGCtgttactttttctttttattactgTTTGCTATCAGAAACTGTTAAAGTTTCATCATTTAGCCATTTTTATTACCTTTTGGCAGATGATACCTAACTTTAAAGCTAAGTGGCCAGTGggagcaaacaagcacatataTATCCAACAAGACAATGCAAAACCCCACATAAAACCCAATGATCCAGACTTTTTAGCGGTTGCAAATACTGATGGTTTTAAATTCCAACTAGTATGCCAGCCTGCTAATTCACCGGATACAAATGTCAATGACCTAGGGTTTTTCAGAGCAATACAGACATTGAAGGATCAAAAACCAGCAGGGAATGTGGAAGAGTTACTCAAGAATGTTAAAGATGCATATGATGAATACCCACCAGAGAAGCTAAACCATGTGTTCATTACTTTGCAAAGTTGTTACCATGAAATCATCAAGGCAAGGGGAGGAAATGACTACAAAATTCCACACATGAACAAAGAAAGACTCTCAAGACTGGGGTTGTTACCAGATTGCATTCAAGTTGAAGAAACACTTGTAAGGGAAACACTACAGTTTCTGGAGTTGGATGCAAGTGCAGAGGGAGAAATTTACAACCTTGGAGCAGTCATAGAAGGGCTGGAGCAGGTTGACATCACTGAATAGACTGTATAGATTAGGGCAGGGTTTACACATACAAACACAATGAACAATCTTTTGATGTGTTTGTaatgtaaatcatttttttgtAAGCATATTAGTCTCTGCCATTTCTTTAGCATCATTGACTGcataattttgtttatattCAACCTCCAAGTGTGAATTGATGGCTGAATACAAACAACcctcagactataaagtcatcaCAGGGTCAGCTTACTCATAGATACACATAGATACACAGATAAGAAGGCATCACAGGGTCAGCTTCCCACCAAAGATACACAAATTGGCACCTTAGATACACAAATTGGCACCACCTTAGATACACAAAGACAACACCAATACAGCAGAACATGCAATCGGCAGCAAAGACACACAATCGGCAGCAAAGACACACATTCGGCAGCAATCACATAGAATAacaaggcatcaccagccaatCCCCACCAAAGCACAACAACATAGCATAacaaggcatcaccagccaatCCCCACCAAAGAAAACAACAATCACAGAACGAAATCACCTTAATCGCTCGGCCTCTTCCCGATCACGTCTGAAAGACTCTCTGATTTCGGCGATTCGTTGTGCCTCTTCCCGATCGCGTCTGAAAGACTCTCGGAGGGCTGCAATTCGCTTGGCCTTTTCCTTCTCTCTTCTAATTTGTTCAGAGAGATGGAAGCCATCGGAATCGTATTCCGGCGGTTCAGAGAGAGGTTCCGGCgatggtgagagagagagggccgCCGGCTCAGTTTCCGGTAGTAACCATGGCGCCGCTTCGTAAGGAGGCAAAATCTGCTCCGATTCAGAGCGAGGGAGGGAGGCTGCCTCGGTTCCCGGCAGCATCCATGGCGCCGCTTCGGATTCCGGTGGCGACGACTCCGATCCGGTGACAGGGAGCAACGACGACTCCGACTTCGACCCAGTTACAGTTTCAGGCACGAATTCAACCGATTCAGAGAAAGGGAGGCGCGCCGCTACGGATTCCGGCAGCAACCACGACGCCGCTTCAGTTTCAGTCACGAATTCAACCGATTCAGAGAGATCGGGAAGAGGAAATTCAGTTTCTGGCACAAACGTCTCCCGCAACACAAATCCATCCAAAGAATCCATAAAAATGCCCTCCATCGATGAAGATGGAGGAGATTTGGATGGAGGTGGATTCATGAATGGAGAGGCCACAAaatcgggagagagagagaaagcggCGCTAGGGTTTTCAGAatggagagtgagagagaggaaGCGACGCTAGGGTTTTCAGAatggagagtgagagagatgaaGCGACGCTAGGGTTCAAATGAATGAAGAGGCCAAAAAATAAGATTGCATCGTGCAAATAGGGAGAGAGTAATTAGGTGTTAATGATGATTTAATTAACTAACTTCACAATAAGGGGTGGGGTAATGAATGGCAAATGGTagcaattttaaataaagagggagagtaaaagggtacaaaaagcaaaacagGGCATTCAATTGTGGACACTTTTTAAAGGCCAAACAGGGCACtgaatcatggacggagggagtatttggtCGAACAAATCTTTTTATAGTTGCTATCGAAGAATTTGGAATAAACAATCACAAATTTGAACAACTTTtccatatataaaaaaagagagaaataaaatacTTTTCTGTAAAAAACTATATATACTAGTATAATTACAACCTTGGTTTACAAAAATGAGCATAAAAAAGGGATTGACTTAACACTGCACGTATGGAATCACGACAGCTGCAACTATTCGTACTCAAACTAGTCTTTTTAGATTAGGAATGAAGGTCAATATCtacatcaaattaaatagtGTTAGATACATCAGTTTATTATTGTCACTGACataactttaattttattataatttactAGTGAATAAATTTGAAAGAAGTTACATAATGCTATCCAATTGAACTCATCTTTATGGGAAATTCAAACTTTGTTGGCGTTGAAAACAACATTTGAGGTGGTTGTACGCTTTCTATTAAACTTTTGTGGGTGTCTTATTCCATATATTTGTCATTGCATTTGTATAGATGAGCATCAAATATAATGCTTCGAAACCTCGTTTCACCCGAGAAATAGTATGTAATACTAGAATCGTCTATTTTGTCATCCTCCCATTCACACCTCAGCCTTATTTGCTccatcattaaaaaaaatagatcaaaTTTCAGGAGAATAAATTAATGAGGTACTTGCGTGCACTTTTTCTCACCCTACCCgctcataaaaattaaattgtcacttttatttaaaacaactattaatttttttattttttttataggggAAACAGATATTCAGAAAAATTATCACTTTTCTTTATAGTataaacatgaattttaataatgaGGTAGGGCTCATACAAGTTTTTGTTACATAAATAGGTACGAATTCTTATAGAAATTAACTTTTTCTCCTAAATAAATTAGCAATTACTGCATCATTCGTTCaataaaaataatcctagaaaCTCATGGCACAAGTTGCAACAATTATAATTAAGTGTATTGAGTGAAAAAAGAGATCCACATTAATCgtagtgttaataataattaattgtaaaaAAGATTGGTTATATGTGGTAGAATATATAAGTTGATATATTAAGGTAATACGTGTTGTGGGGTAATGTCTATAAATGGAATAGATATATAATCTGAGGATATCCCAAacaaaattattacttttatttttacaagACGGAGGGATGagtatgttatatatatatacacacacacacacatatatatatatatacatatatatatatatatatatatatatatatatgtgtgtgtgggtGTGGGGAAGGGATCATATAAAACCCCTTCTCCTTAGCGTGTATGTGGCGCGCTAGGTGGTACATGCCTTCCAAGAGCTTTCAAGACAAAATACACGCAATggtaaaatagaaaaaaataaataaaaaaattatagttgtatttaaaaataaattattattttttgtcaaaaattcattttttttttgcacggctgcttcaaaattatgcatataatttaaCACAAATATACATACACATAAACAAAGATATGCTTAACATTGGATAAAAATCTGCATGGAAAAGTATCACTATCTGACCCCTTCGATGCCTCTCGTCGTCACCATAGTTATGCATATagttgaacacaaatatgcataaagataaaataaaaatgcataacGTTGAATAGAACTATTGCACAACAGAACAATGCATATTATAAAACTGAACCATGCATATTGTGTCATATCGTGTTAATGAGCCGTGCATGTTGCAGGGTTCATTGACACGAGATGCATGACTAACACAATATGCGGTTCATTGACACAATATACATGGTTCAGTTTACATGAATGCATGGCTAAGTTTaaatattttcatgcaattagtCGTGCATGATTAtgtttcataatatataatatgcagTATTATgttttgtcatatgcatgatttttacaaaaacaaaaaaaatgattattttgCTCTTTCATGTGTTTTTAAAGATTAATAGAATCTTTTAGTATCAGCGCGCCACGAGTCATTTATCTGTGCAGTCCGTTTTTCAATTAATGCTCCATATTTGCTGGGTAGAAATGTGGAAAGGCAAATTATCCAATTAATGCATGACAttgttaaatttaaattttgaatcgTAATGCTAACTTAATGACAGATATAATACTCTATTAAATACTCTCAGCACACTTCCCCTAACCCTAATCTTGGGGTGATTTAAGTACAGAGTATCTTGGCACTCGCGCCTAATCCTAGTTGGCTTGGCATCACTATGAAGATAAAGTCTAAGAAATAAATAGAATTTTGGTTTCGTACGTAAAAGACATGTTGGCCTCAATATAAAACTTCTTGGATTTTGTGGTCACAAAGTTAACAAATTTATTTCCAAAATATGCACATGAATATGAATTATtgggagtattattttagctATCCACGTACATCCACAAAATGTATATTTCTATATACACGCATGTATGCAATATGTGGTTGAATAGAAGAAGAATGTAGACACAcatccaattattatatttcatctttatattttatgagttatactccatccgtcccacgaatcttgatgcatttatTTTCAACACGAGAATTAATGAATTgtaaattagtattttaagtgtgtaggtaataaaatagaaaaataataataagtataattaaaaatccttattttttagttaattatcaCTATATTAATTagaaatgcatcaagattcgtgggagagacggatgaagtatataaaGTCTCAATGAGTAATCCTCGATACCCTAGTTATTAGATCAGTTTAATGACTGAGATTCACTATGATAACTGTTGCGTTTTAACTTTACATTCTCTCTgtattaacaaaaataaataaataaaaacttaccttTTATGTTCAAGAGTATTCAAAGCAGTAGCGGACCAAGGAGGAGTGTCGCGGTATATCCCCACCAagcaaaaaatattatttatttatttttataaaattatcaatataCTGTATAGATTGTAGTACAAAAACACCACCCATCACCAAATTGCATTGTAGGAAATTAAAATTGACttttcaaaaatttgaactCGAATTTTTTCAAAACACAGTTTGCACGTTTTTCTGCGTACATCCCTGATTCCAAACCTATTTATAtgcaataaaaaatatagattCCGTATCATGTTTACGCGCTTTTTTCATATGAGATTTAAGAAATTAGTATTTTACGTGTATTtgataataaagtgaataagtgATTAAATGGTTTTTTGCTTATATTTATCtcatataagaaaattgatcaatttaattGAGACAGcttaaaaagaaatatttatcaAATTAATTGGGACGATTGAAGTATTTTCTACCTTGCTGTAAATGatacatcatcaaatttgatttatgataTTCGATTCAAGTCAGTTTAAGTAATTCTACTTCATCGAATGTATATGTATAGCAAGTGTATGAAATAACATCATAAATTTATACATTACTTATTTATAGTAATttatatcaataaaataaagaatACAGTATATTGATAATAATAGAATATCCATAACTAACGAGGTACATATTAGCTAGCTTTTGATGCCAGAAATGAACAATTTACTAAAAGAATATAGTAAGTACTTACTAAAGGAGTagtatgtactccctccgtccacaaagtaTTGCCCCATTTACTGttcggcacaggttttaagaaaactGATAAAGTGATTGTGAGTGAAAtgtaagggtagttgactaaagtgataaaggtagttgactaaagtgttaaaggtgttgtgtgatGGATCCACTAgtaataaagtgtaataaagtagaatataaaagtgaaataAGTTGTTGTATGGTGGGTCCATTCGTGACAATTgatgataaataaatgaaaaaaaaaacgagtgTAATGATACAAAAAGTAGAGTAGAACATTACTTTGTGGACAAGGAAAAATGGGTAAGTAGGATAagatttcgtggacggagaaaGTAATAATTTTCCCACTACAAAATATCCTTTTTTTTCCCTCTCACTCAGGACTCATGATCGCTTGACTCGTTCTGTTCCACATGTATGATGCATGCAACCACCAGTTTCTCCCGCATTTTTCTTCTTCGATTAATCTCGCGATTATCGGCCGTACCAACCGATATATTGAACACGAGATATCGACATCTTTCGTATCAATAAACAAGAAAGGGTGACGTGAcacattaattaaaattcaatttgTGAAATATGAATgtatatataaatcaagaaaagcAGTCTTcccaaaaataataaagaaagtAGAGATAATTTCATCACTGATGTGGTCCCCCTCAAAGAATGGGTTTGTGGAGGGTGGGGCCTTGCcgaaaaaaagaataattaattcAACAAATGAAAAATTTGAGAGCAGCTTCTGAGTTATGCGACTTCAGCTCGGCTCAACTGCTACCCAAGCCGCGCGCCAATACCAAACATTTTCCTATTTATCTGCGTATATTGTAAGTAGGGCTGTCTAATTagttatcgggttttggataatccgttaaTCGAACCGAAATTctcgggtttgggtatccaataaatcgggtatcatttttagaaaaatttcgtgtatcggttaacccaataaccgaaacgggttaatcgaaataaccgaaaattatttaatactccctccgtccctgaaataagttcatcttttttcatttttgggatgtcccccaaataagttcctctttctttctttccattttcggacaactaccccaccactaataatactttatttattcttacttttcattttttcaccactcccaatactaattataacactttttcaccttttcaccactcccaatactaattataacatatttttctccactatcaatacactttaccatttttccttaaaacccgtgccgtccccaaagaggaacttattttggggacggagggagtatatattttatatacattttaattagtaattcattaatttatttatttttaaacaaaaaaatcgattcttaggtaaaataaaattataatatatttaaagtataagaatGAGCTTTAGTCTAGCGGATAAGttgctttgtgtattttttggagaCTAGGGTTCAAATCCTTtatctagcaaattatttgaattttaattttttaaatgggtatttcagatacccaaataaccgaatcgggtaaccgaagagctttagtctagtggataagttgctttGTGCATTTTCTGGAGACTAGGGTTCAAATCCTTtatctagcaaattatttgaattttaattttttaaatgggtatttcggatacccaaataaccgaatcgggtaaccgaagcggttattgggtaaccgaacacttaaaacggttcgggaacggttagtgaaatatggcaatttcggattcgggtaaccgaacccgaaccgatcaaCAGCCCTAATCGCAAGGTCTAAATCGTGTCGCCTTTTTTTTGAAAGcctttcatttaattttaacatGACACGACGCA harbors:
- the LOC131009910 gene encoding uncharacterized protein LOC131009910, producing MQVDVEKIKNLSVLQRSSMRVMSTNLGVSKSLIHKWVKEKKLKPHTNAIKPFLTPQNRLSRLKWSLNQLSSISEDGFIKFQTMYNTIHIDEKWFYRTKTNDRYYLLPDEGEPYRTCKSKRYIEKIMFMCAVARPIFGLDGRCIFDGKFGIFPFTTMEAAQRNSKNRMKGTMEVKPITAVTKEVMKCFKRGQLLLFLFITVCYQKLLKFHHLAIFITFWQMIPNFKAKWPVGANKHIYIQQDNAKPHIKPNDPDFLAVANTDGFKFQLVCQPANSPDTNVNDLGFFRAIQTLKDQKPAGNVEELLKNVKDAYDEYPPEKLNHVFITLQSCYHEIIKARGGNDYKIPHMNKERLSRLGLLPDCIQVEETLVRETLQFLELDASAEGEIYNLGAVIEGLEQVDITE